One region of Effusibacillus lacus genomic DNA includes:
- a CDS encoding lysine 5,6-aminomutase subunit alpha yields MNKLNLDPEQVGRARSLAARIAGCVTDFIGTKTTVAVERTVLRLFGLDGVDEDGIPLPNIVVDRVKEHSRLAEGVTKPFVNAMLQTGRTVQETGEAVAKGDLRLFDLPWLPEQNIREKGAELARAALERIRRNRERRNELIGKYGERPQPFLYVIVATGNIYEDVVQARAAARQGADIIAVIRSTGQSLLDYVPYGPTTEGFGGTFATQANFQIMRQALDDIGEELGRYIRLCNYCSGLCMPEIAAMGALERLDVMLNDALYGILFRDINMQRTLVDQNFSRMINAYAGVIINTGEDNYLTTADAVQAAHTVLASQLINEQLALRSGLKEEQMGLGHAFEMNPELEDGFLLELAQAQLAREVFPKAPLKYMPPTKHMTGNIFRGHVQDALFNMVGIMTGQGIQLLGMMSEAIHTPLIHERHLAIEAARYIFRNARHLHDEIEFKPDGIIARRARQVLADATGLLREIESIGLFESLEQGKFADVKRTVAGGKGLTGVVDRSERYYNPVEQLLREELGLGRGASV; encoded by the coding sequence ATGAACAAACTGAATCTTGACCCCGAACAGGTGGGCCGGGCACGCTCGTTGGCTGCCAGGATTGCCGGATGCGTGACCGATTTTATCGGAACCAAGACAACGGTGGCCGTGGAACGGACGGTACTCCGCCTGTTCGGATTGGACGGTGTGGATGAGGACGGGATACCGCTGCCAAATATTGTGGTGGATCGTGTAAAAGAACACAGCCGATTGGCGGAAGGCGTGACGAAGCCGTTTGTCAATGCAATGCTGCAGACAGGACGGACGGTTCAGGAAACAGGTGAAGCGGTGGCAAAAGGGGATTTGCGGCTGTTTGATCTCCCTTGGCTGCCGGAACAGAACATTCGGGAAAAAGGGGCCGAACTTGCCCGTGCCGCCTTGGAGCGGATCCGGCGCAACCGGGAACGCAGGAATGAGCTGATCGGGAAATACGGCGAACGTCCCCAGCCCTTTCTTTATGTGATTGTGGCAACCGGCAACATCTATGAAGATGTGGTCCAGGCAAGGGCGGCTGCCCGCCAGGGGGCGGACATCATTGCCGTCATCCGCTCCACCGGACAGTCCCTGCTCGACTATGTCCCTTATGGTCCCACCACGGAAGGGTTTGGGGGGACGTTTGCCACCCAGGCCAATTTTCAAATTATGCGGCAGGCTTTGGATGACATTGGAGAAGAGCTGGGGCGATACATCCGGCTGTGCAATTATTGTTCCGGGCTTTGCATGCCGGAGATTGCGGCGATGGGGGCTTTGGAGAGGCTGGATGTGATGCTGAACGATGCGCTTTACGGGATTTTGTTCCGTGACATCAATATGCAGCGCACCCTTGTAGACCAGAATTTCTCAAGGATGATCAATGCCTATGCGGGTGTGATCATCAATACCGGCGAGGACAATTATCTGACCACTGCCGATGCGGTACAGGCGGCACATACGGTGTTGGCTTCCCAGTTGATCAACGAACAACTGGCGCTCCGCTCGGGGCTGAAAGAAGAGCAGATGGGGTTGGGGCATGCGTTTGAGATGAATCCGGAGCTGGAGGACGGCTTCTTGCTGGAACTGGCGCAAGCACAGCTGGCGCGGGAGGTCTTTCCGAAGGCGCCGCTCAAGTACATGCCTCCCACCAAACACATGACGGGAAACATTTTTCGCGGGCATGTACAGGATGCCTTGTTTAACATGGTGGGAATCATGACCGGGCAGGGAATTCAATTGTTGGGGATGATGAGTGAGGCCATTCATACGCCGCTGATTCATGAGCGTCATCTGGCTATTGAAGCGGCCAGGTACATCTTCCGGAATGCGCGTCATTTGCATGACGAAATTGAATTCAAACCGGACGGGATCATCGCCCGCCGCGCCCGGCAAGTGTTGGCGGACGCTACCGGATTGCTGCGGGAGATCGAATCGATCGGTCTGTTTGAGTCGTTGGAGCAAGGGAAGTTTGCCGATGTTAAGCGAACCGTAGCGGGTGGGAAAGGGCTGACGGGAGTCGTGGACCGGTCTGAACGATACTACAATCCGGTGGAGCAGTTGCTGCGGGAAGAATTGGGACTCGGCAGGGGGGCATCCGTATGA
- a CDS encoding OAM dimerization domain-containing protein: protein MKVDLARIRPYGDTLDDGMVQLSFSLPLPYGDVAKEAARQLLFKMGFDEPQVVHAQDIGEGFTFFVLFGKCRHTIDSTTVEVVKTSAKRMNFKEINEFIKTRIGRKIVVIGACTGTDAHTVGIDAIMNMKGYAGEYGLERYPMIDAFNLGAQVDNEVLLAKAMELKADAILVSQVVTQKDVHLPNLTRLVDLLEAEGLRSRIVLVCGGPRISHQLALELGYDAGFGPGTLAPDVASFIVQELVERLRKTS from the coding sequence ATGAAGGTGGATCTTGCGCGAATCCGTCCCTATGGGGATACGTTGGACGACGGCATGGTACAATTGAGTTTCTCTTTGCCTCTTCCTTACGGGGATGTGGCAAAAGAAGCCGCGCGGCAGCTTTTGTTCAAAATGGGATTTGACGAACCGCAGGTGGTTCATGCACAGGATATCGGGGAAGGGTTTACGTTTTTCGTCCTGTTTGGCAAGTGCAGACATACAATTGACTCGACAACCGTAGAAGTCGTAAAGACAAGTGCCAAACGGATGAATTTCAAGGAAATCAACGAATTCATCAAGACTCGGATTGGCAGGAAGATTGTTGTTATTGGCGCCTGCACCGGTACGGACGCTCATACCGTGGGAATCGACGCGATCATGAACATGAAAGGATATGCGGGAGAATATGGTCTCGAGCGGTACCCGATGATTGACGCCTTCAATCTGGGGGCGCAGGTGGACAACGAAGTTTTGCTGGCAAAAGCAATGGAACTGAAAGCAGACGCGATTCTTGTATCTCAAGTGGTCACACAGAAAGATGTGCATCTGCCAAATCTGACCCGGCTTGTGGATTTGCTGGAAGCGGAAGGGCTGCGCTCCCGGATTGTACTGGTCTGCGGGGGACCGCGAATCTCTCATCAACTGGCCCTGGAGTTGGGCTATGATGCCGGGTTCGGACCGGGGACCCTGGCTCCGGATGTCGCTTCTTTCATCGTTCAGGAACTGGTGGAAAGATTGCGAAAAACTTCGTAA
- a CDS encoding heterodisulfide reductase-related iron-sulfur binding cluster, with amino-acid sequence MEGVEMVRILLFLAVAAGSVYLFWTALYRKYQYLMLGQAESRPEGQDERIRSVFRDVLGQAKVLAEPAGLGHFFIFWGFIVLSFGTLEFVAHHIFGGHLPLIGTTNWFVFSHELFSMLVLVAILIAAGRRFFIRPMRLDQTAEAYVILGLIGGLVITDLIVMGLEVALTGKDPGWVSPVASFLGGLFAGGNETVLKVFEEIFVWAHLAILFGFLIFIPRSKHLHMIAAGINTYFRRLTPNGRLRKLDLSDESVEEFGVGRIDQFTWKQLLDGYACTECGRCHVNCPATLSGKPLSPKYLILKMRDHLTEVGDRFLAQKMAASTGTGVNVELAAASTAEAEELPMLMGNVYSEDEIWACTTCRACEEMCPVYNEHVDKIMDLRRWMVLTEGKANAEINRAFQNLERQSNEWGQNRNTRADWAKDLNVRTMAEVDGEVEYLYYVGSACSFDPRNQKIARSFVNLLNKAGVDFAILGKEEESDGDSARRLGNEFLFQALAEANVEIFKAYNVKKIVTTDPHAYNTFKNEYPDFGLEGVEVIHGTELLAKLIDEGKLKPSKEVNEIITYHDSCYLGRYNEIYTAPRYILDQIPGVRVVEMERNRERGMCCGAGGGSFWKEELKGTDRINVMRTEQAMETGCTMIGTACPFCMTMMIDGTKAKGVEDNIATYDVVELLDMATA; translated from the coding sequence TTGGAAGGTGTGGAAATGGTGCGTATTCTCTTGTTCCTGGCGGTAGCCGCAGGTTCCGTATATCTGTTCTGGACCGCATTGTATCGCAAATATCAATATCTCATGCTGGGGCAGGCGGAGTCGCGTCCTGAAGGCCAGGATGAACGGATTCGCTCCGTATTCCGCGACGTGCTTGGACAGGCAAAGGTGCTTGCAGAACCGGCAGGTCTCGGACACTTCTTTATCTTTTGGGGATTTATCGTTCTCTCTTTCGGTACGCTCGAGTTTGTGGCGCATCACATTTTTGGCGGCCACCTGCCGCTCATCGGCACGACGAACTGGTTCGTGTTCAGTCATGAACTGTTCTCCATGCTGGTGCTGGTTGCGATTCTGATTGCGGCCGGGCGCCGTTTCTTCATCCGTCCGATGCGTCTGGATCAAACCGCTGAAGCTTACGTCATTCTCGGCCTGATCGGCGGTCTTGTGATTACCGACCTGATTGTAATGGGTCTTGAAGTGGCGCTGACCGGCAAAGATCCCGGTTGGGTATCGCCCGTTGCGTCGTTCCTTGGCGGTCTGTTTGCCGGCGGCAACGAGACCGTTCTGAAAGTGTTCGAAGAGATTTTTGTTTGGGCACACCTGGCGATTCTGTTCGGATTCCTGATTTTCATCCCGCGTTCAAAGCATCTGCACATGATTGCCGCAGGCATCAATACTTATTTCCGCCGTCTGACGCCCAATGGCCGACTGCGCAAGCTGGACCTGTCCGACGAGTCGGTGGAAGAGTTCGGTGTTGGCCGGATTGACCAGTTTACCTGGAAACAGCTGCTTGACGGCTATGCCTGCACCGAGTGCGGACGTTGTCACGTTAACTGTCCGGCAACTCTGTCCGGAAAACCGTTGTCACCCAAGTATCTGATTCTTAAGATGCGTGACCATCTCACAGAAGTGGGCGACAGATTCCTGGCACAGAAAATGGCAGCATCGACAGGCACCGGCGTGAACGTGGAACTGGCAGCCGCATCGACTGCGGAGGCGGAAGAACTGCCAATGCTGATGGGCAATGTGTACAGTGAAGATGAAATCTGGGCCTGCACCACCTGCCGCGCTTGTGAAGAAATGTGTCCCGTATACAACGAACATGTGGACAAGATCATGGACCTTCGCCGTTGGATGGTATTGACCGAAGGGAAAGCAAACGCAGAAATCAACCGTGCATTCCAGAACCTCGAGCGTCAGTCCAACGAATGGGGACAAAACCGCAATACCCGCGCCGATTGGGCGAAAGACCTCAATGTGCGCACCATGGCGGAAGTCGACGGCGAGGTGGAGTATCTGTATTACGTGGGATCTGCTTGTTCTTTTGACCCGCGGAACCAAAAGATTGCAAGATCTTTTGTTAATCTGTTGAATAAGGCGGGCGTTGATTTTGCAATCCTCGGCAAGGAAGAAGAAAGTGACGGGGATTCGGCCCGACGTCTGGGGAATGAGTTTCTGTTCCAGGCATTGGCGGAAGCCAACGTGGAAATCTTTAAGGCTTACAATGTGAAGAAGATAGTTACCACCGACCCTCATGCATACAACACCTTCAAAAACGAATATCCTGATTTCGGGCTTGAAGGAGTGGAAGTCATCCACGGTACCGAACTGCTTGCCAAGCTGATTGATGAAGGCAAGCTCAAGCCGAGCAAAGAAGTGAACGAAATCATCACTTACCATGATTCCTGTTACCTGGGACGCTACAACGAAATCTACACGGCTCCGCGGTATATCCTTGACCAGATTCCGGGTGTGCGAGTGGTTGAGATGGAACGCAACAGGGAACGCGGCATGTGCTGCGGTGCCGGCGGAGGTTCTTTCTGGAAGGAAGAACTGAAGGGAACAGACCGGATCAACGTGATGCGAACCGAGCAGGCAATGGAAACCGGTTGTACGATGATTGGAACCGCATGTCCTTTCTGCATGACCATGATGATCGACGGAACCAAGGCCAAAGGAGTGGAAGACAATATAGCAACCTACGACGTGGTCGAACTGCTCGACATGGCCACTGCGTAA